In Strigops habroptila isolate Jane chromosome 14, bStrHab1.2.pri, whole genome shotgun sequence, one genomic interval encodes:
- the LOC115616517 gene encoding myosin heavy chain, skeletal muscle, adult-like isoform X5 has protein sequence MSSDAEMAVFGEAAPYLRKSEKERIEAQNKPFDAKTSVFVVHPKESFVKGTIQNKESGKVTVKTEGGETLTVKDDQVFPMNPPKYDKIEDMAMMTHLHEPAVLYNLKERYAAWMIYTYSGLFCVTINPYKWLPVYNPEVVLAYRGKKRQEAPPHIFSISDNAYQFMLTDRENQSILITGESGAGKTVNTKRVIQYFATIAASGDKKKEEQTSGKKGTLEDQIISANPLLEAFGNAKTVRNDNSSRFGKFIRIHFGATGKLASADIETYLLEKSRVTFQLKAERSYHIFYQIMSNKKPELIDMLLITTNPYDYQFVSQGEISVASINDQEELMATDSAIDILGFTADEKTAIYKLTGAVMHYGNLKFKQKQREEQAEPDGTEVADKAAYLMGLNSADLLKAMCYPRVKVGNEYVTKGQTVQQVINAVGALAKAVYEKMFLWMVVRINQQLDTKQPRQYFIGVLDIAGFEIFDFNSFEQLCINFTNEKLQQFFNHHMFVLEQEEYKKEGIEWTFIDFGMDLAACIELIEKPMGIFSILEEECMFPKATDTSFKNKLYDQHLGKSNNFQKPKPGKGKAEAHFSLVHYAGTVDYNITGWLEKNKDPLNETVIGLYQKSSVKTLALLFASAEASGGGGGKKGGKKKGSSFQTVSALFRENLNKLMTNLRSTHPHFVRCIIPNETKTPGAMEHELVLHQLRCNGVLEGIRICRKGFPSRVLYADFKQRYKVLNASAIPEGQFIDSKKASEKLLGSIDVDHTQYKFGHTKVFFKAGLLGLLEEMRDEKLAQLITRTQARCRGFLMRVEYQRMVERRESIFCIQYNVRSFMNVKHWPWMKLFFKIKPLLKSAESEKEMANMKEEFEKTKEELAKSEAKRKELEEKMVKLVQEKNDLQLQVQAEADALADAEERCDQLIKTKIQLEAKVKEVTERAEDEEEINAELTAKKRKLEDECSELKKDIDDLELTLAKVEKEKHATENKVKNLTEEMAALDETIVKLTKEKKALQEAHQQTLDDLQAEEDKVNTLTKAKIKLEQQVDDLEGSLEQEKKLRMDLERAKRKLEGDLKLAQDSIMDLENDKQQLDEKLKKKDFEISQIQSKIEDEQALGMQLQKKIKELQARTEELEEEIEAERTSRAKAEKHRSDLSRELEEISERLEEAGGATAAQVEMNKKREAEFQKMRRDLEEATLQHEATAAALRKKHADSTAELGEQIDNLQRVKQKLEKEKSELKMEIDDLASNMESVSKAKANLEKMCRTLEDQLSEIKTKEEEHQRMINDLSAQRARLQTEAGEYSRHLEEKDGLLSQLSRGKQAFTQQIEELKRHLEEEIKAKNALAHALQSARHDCDLLREQYEEEQEAKGELQRALSKANSEVAQWRTKYETDAIQRTEELEEAKKKLAQRLQDAEEHVEAVNAKCASLEKTKQRLQNEVEDLMIDVERSNAACAALDKKQKNFDKILAEWKQKYEETQAELEASQKECRSLSTELFKMKNAYEESLDHLETLKRENKNLQQEISDLTEQIAEGGKAIHELEKVKKQIEQEKFEIQASLEEAEASLEHEEGKILRLQLELNQVKSEIDRKIAEKDEEIDQMKRNHLRIVESMQSTLDAEIRSRNEALRLKKKMEGDLNEMEIQLSHANRVAAEAQKNLRNTQGVLKDTQIHLDDALRTQEDLKEQVAMVERRANLLQAEVEELRAALEQTERSRKLAEQELLDATERVQLLHTQNTSLINTKKKLETDIAQIQGEMEDTIQEARNAEEKAKKAITDAAMMAEELKKEQDTSAHLERMKKNLDQTVKDLQLRLDEAEQLALKGGKKQIQKLEARVRELEGEVDAEQKRSAEAVKGVRKYERRVKELTYQSEEDRKNILRLQDLVDKLQMKVKSYKRQAEEAEELSNVNLSKFRKIQHELEEAEERADIAESQVNKLRVKSREFHSKKIGEEE, from the exons ATGTCGTCAGACGCTGAGATGGCCGTCTTTGGGGAGGCAGCTCCTTACCTCCGAAAgtcagaaaaagagagaattgaGGCCCAGAATAAGCCTTTTGATGCTAAGACATCGGTCTTTGTGGTGCATCCTAAGGAATCCTTTGTGAAAGGGACAATCCAGAACAAAGAATCGGGGAAGGTCACTGTCAAGACTGAAGGTGGAGAA ACCCTGACCGTGAAGGATGATCAGGTTTTTCCCATGAACCCTCCCAAGTATGATAAAATCGAGGACATGGCCATGATGACCCACCTCCATGAACCCGCTGTGCTGTACAACCTCAAAGAGCGTTATGCAGCCTGGATGATCTAC ACCTACTCGGGTCTCTTCTGTGTCACCATCAACCCCTACAAGTGGCTGCCGGTGTACAACCCGGAGGTGGTGTTGGCCTACCGAGGCAAGAAGCGCCAGGAGGCCCCTCCACACATCTTCTCCATCTCTGACAACGCCTATCAGTTCATGCTGACTG ATCGCGAGAACCAGTCAATCCTGATCAC TGGAGAATCCGGAGCAGGGAAGACTGTGAACACAAAGCGTGTCATCCAGTACTTTGCAACAATTGCAGCAAGTGGTGacaagaagaaggaagagcagacGTCAGGCAAAA AGGGAACGCTTGAGGATCAAATCATCAGCGCCAACCCACTGCTGGAGGCCTTTGGAAATGCCAAGACTGTGAGGAACGACAACTCTTCACGCTTT GGCAAATTCATTCGAATCCACTTTGGGGCCACAGGGAAGCTGGCTTCTGCTGACATTGAAACAT ATTTGCTGGAGAAGTCCAGAGTCACTTTCCAGCTCAAGGCAGAAAGAAGCTACCACATATTCTATCAGATCATGTCCAACAAGAAGCCAGAGCTAATTG ACATGCTCCTTATCACCACCAACCCGTATGACTACCAGTTTGTGAGTCAAGGTGAGATCAGTGTTGCCAGCATTAATGACCAGGAGGAGCTAATGGCTACAGAT AGTGCCATTGACATCCTGGGCTTCACCGCTGATGAGAAGACAGCGATCTACAAGCTGACAGGGGCTGTCATGCACTATGGGAACTTAAAGTTTAAGCAGAAACAGCgtgaggagcaggcagagccagaTGGCACAGAAG TTGCTGACAAGGCTGCCTATTTGATGGGTCTGAACTCAGCTGACCTGCTGAAGGCCATGTGCTACCCCCGAGTCAAGGTTGGGAATGAATATGTGACCAAGGGTCAAACTGTGCAGCAG GTGATCAATGCAGTTGGTGCCCTGGCAAAAGCCGTCTATGAGAAGATGTTCTTGTGGATGGTCGTTCGTATCAACCAACAGCTGGATACCAAGCAGCCCAGACAGTACTTCATTGGTGTCCTGGACATTGCTGGCTTTGAGATCTTTGAT TTCAACAGCTTTGAGCAGCTGTGCATCAACTTCACCAATGAGAAACTGCAGCAGTTCTTCAACCACCACATGTtcgtgctggagcaggaggagtacaagaaggaaggaattgAATGGACATTCATCGACTTTGGGATGGACCTGGCTGCCTGCATTGAGCTCATTGAAAAG ccCATGGGCATCTTCTCCATCCTGGAAGAGGAGTGCATGTTCCCCAAGGCAACTGACACCTCTTTCAAGAACAAGCTCTATGACCAGCATCTGGGCAAGTCCAACAACTTCCAGAAGCCCAAGCCTGGCAAAGGCAAGGCTGAGGCTCACTTCTCGCTGGTGCACTATGCTGGCACGGTGGACTACAACATCACTGGTTGGCTTGAGAAGAACAAAGACCCCTTAAATGAAACTGTCATTGGGCTGTATCAGAAATCATCTGTGAAGACACTGGCTTTACTTTTTGCCTCTGCTG AGGctagtggtggtggtggaggcaAGAAAGGTGGCAAGAAGAAGGGTTCTTCTTTCCAGACAGTCTCAGCTCTTTTCAGG GAGAACCTAAACAAGCTGATGACCAATCTACGGAGCACCCACCCTCATTTTGTGCGCTGCATCAtcccaaatgaaacaaaaacaccTG GTGCCATGGAGCATGAACTTGTACTTCACCAGCTGCGCTGTAATGGTGTGCTGGAAGGCATCAGGATTTGCAGGAAAGGTTTCCCCAGCAGAGTCCTCTATGCTGACTTCAAACAGAG GTACAAGGTGCTCAATGCCAGTGCGATCCCAGAGGGACAGTTCATTGACAGCAAGAAAGCTTCTGAGAAGCTTCTTGGGTCAATTGATGTGGACCACACCCAGTACAAATTTGGGCACACCAAG GTGTTCTTCAAAGCTGGGCTGCTGGGACTCCTGGAGGAGATGAGGGATGAGAAGCTGGCACAGCTCATCACCCGCACACAGGCCAGATGTAGGGGCTTCCTGATGAGAGTGGAGTACCAGAGAATGGTGGAGAGAAG GGAGTCCATCTTCTGCATCCAGTACAATGTTAGGTCCTTCATGAATGTGAAGCACTGGCCCTGGATGAAGCTATTCTTCAAGATCAAGCCCTTGCTAAAGAGTGCAGAATCTGAGAAGGAGATGGCCAACATGAAGGAAGAGTTTGAGAAAACCAAGGAAGAGCTTGCAAAGTCTGAGGCAaagaggaaggagctggaggagaaaatggTGAAACTCgtgcaagagaaaaatgatcTGCAGCTCCAAGTGCAGGCT GAAGCTGATGCTTTAGCTGATGCTGAGGAAAGATGTGACCAGCTCATCAAAACTAAAATCCAGCTTGAAGCCAAAGTAAAGGAGGTGACTGAAAGGGCTgaggatgaagaagaaattaatgctGAGTTGACGGCCAAGAAGAGGAAACTGGAGGATGAATGTTCAGAGCTGAAAAAAGATATTGATGACCTCGAGTTAACGTTGGCCaaagtggagaaggaaaagcatgcCACTGAAAACAAG GTGAAAAACCTCACAGAGGAGATGGCAGCCCTGGACGAGACCATTGTCAAGCtgacaaaagagaagaaagcccTCCAAGAGGCCCATCAGCAGACACTGGATGACCTGCAGGCAGAAGAGGACAAAGTCAATACGCTGACCAAAGCTAAAATCAAGCTGGAGCAGCAAGTGGACGAT CTGGAAGGGTCCctggagcaagagaaaaaaCTGCGCATGGACCTCGAGAGAGCTAAGAGAAAACTCGAAGGAGACCTGAAGCTGGCCCAGGACAGCATCATGGATTTGGAAAACGATAAGCAGCAACTggatgagaaactgaagaa GAAAGACTTTGAAATTAGCCAGATCCAGAGCAAAATCGAGGATGAGCAAGCCCTGGGCATGCAATTACAGAAGAAGATCAAGGAGCTGCAG GCTCGTACTGAGGAACTGGAGGAGGAAATTGAGGCAGAGAGAACCTCTCGggcaaaagcagagaagcatcGGTCTGACCTCTcgagggagctggaggagatCAGCGAGCgcctggaggaagcaggaggGGCTACAGCAGCTCAGGTTGAGATGAACAAGAAGCGTGAGGCCGAGTTCCAGAAGATGCGTCGTGACCTCGAAGAGGCCACGCTGCAGCATGAAGCCACGGCTGCTGCCCTGCGGAAGAAGCACGCggacagcactgctgagcttggGGAGCAGATCGACAACCTGCAGCGAgtgaagcagaagctggagaaggagaagagtgAGCTGAAGATGGAGATCGATGACTTGGCCAGTAACATGGAGTCCGTCTCCAAAGCCAAG GCAAATCTGGAGAAGATGTGTCGCACACTGGAAGACCAGCTGAGTGAGATTaagacaaaggaagaagagCATCAGCGCATGATCAATGACCTCAGTGCTCAAAGAGCTCGTCTGCAGACAGAAGCAG GTGAATACTCACGCCATTTGGAGGAGAAGGATGGTCTGCTTTCTCAGCTATCAAGGGGCAAGCAGGCTTTCACCCAACAGATTGAGGAACTCAAGAGGCACTTAGAGGAAGAGATAAAG GCCAAGAACGCGCTCGCCCATGCCTTGCAGTCTGCTCGCCACGACTGTGACTTGCTCCGGGAACAAtatgaggaggagcaggaagccAAGGGGGAGCTGCAGCGCGCCCTGTCTAAGGCCAACAGCGAAGTGGCCCAGTGGAGAACCAAATATGAGACGGACGCTATTCAGCGCAcggaggagctggaggaggccAA GAAGAAGCTGGCACAGCGCCTGCAGGATGCAGAGGAACATGTTGAAGCTGTCAATGCCAAATGTGCCTccctggaaaagacaaagcagaggctgcagaatGAAGTGGAGGACCTGATGATTGATGTGGAGAGATCAAatgctgcctgtgcagctctggATAAGAAGCAGAAGAACTTTGACAAG ATCCTGGCAGAATGGAAGCAGAAGTATGAGGAAACACAGGCTGAACTAGAAGCCTCCCAGAAAGAATGTCGCTCTCTCAGCACGGAGCTGTTTAAGATGAAGAATGCCTATGAGGAGTCCTTGGACCACCTGGAAACGCTGAAGCGTGAGAACAAGAACTTGCAGC AGGAGATTTCCGACCTCACGGAGCAGAttgcagagggaggaaaagcgATTCATGAGCTGGAGAAAGTCAAGAAGCAGATTGAGCAGGAGAAATTTGAAATCCAAGCCTCCCTGGAGGAAGCTGAG GCATCCCTAGAACATGAAGAGGGCAAGATCCTGCGCCTCCAACTTGAGCTCAACCAGGTCAAGTCTGAGATTGACAGGAAGATAGcagagaaagatgaggagaTTGACCAGATGAAGAGAAACCACCTCAGAATTGTGGAGTCCATGCAGAGCACCCTGGATGCTGAGATCAGGAGCAGGAATGAAGCCCTGCGGCTGAAGAAGAAGATGGAGGGAGACCTGAATGAAATGGAGATCCAGCTCAGCCATGCCAACCGCGTGGCTGCTGAGGCACAGAAGAACCTGAGAAACACGCAGGGAGTGCTCAAG GATACCCAGATACACTTGGACGATGCTCTGAGGACACAGGAGGACCTGAAGGAGCAGGTGGCCATGGTGGAGCGCAGAGCAAACCTGTTGCAGGCTGAAGTTGAGGAGCTACGGGCAGCCCTGGAGCAGACAGAGCGGTCCAGGAAATTGGCTGAGCAGGAGCTTCTGGATGCCACTGAACGTGTGCAGCTCCTCCACACTCAG AACACCAGTTTGATCAACACCAAGAAGAAGCTGGAAACAGACATTGCCCAAATCCAGGGTGAAATGGAGGATACTATCCAGGAAGCCCGCAATGCTGAAGAGAAGGCCAAGAAGGCCATCACAGAT GCGGCCATGATggcagaagagctgaagaagGAGCAGGACACAAGCGCCCACCTGGAGAGGATGAAGAAGAACCTGGACCAGACGGTGAAGGACCTGCAGCTCCGTCTGGATGAGGCTGAGCAGTTGGCACTGAAGGGAGGCAAGAAGCAAATCCAGAAGCTGGAGGCCAGA GTGCGGGAGCTGGAAGGGGAGGTTGATGCTGAGCAGAAGCGCAGCGCTGAAGCCGTGAAGGGTGTGCGCAAGTACGAGAGGAGGGTGAAGGAGCTGACCTACCAG TCTGAGGAAGACCGGAAGAATATTCTCAGGCTCCAGGACCTAGTGGACAAGCTGCAAATGAAAGTGAAATCCTACAAGAGGCAAGCTGAGGAAGCT GAGGAGCTGTCCAATGTCAACCTCTCCAAGTTCCGAAAGATCCAGCACGAGCTGGAGGAAGCTGAGGAGCGGGCTGACATTGCAGAGTCCCAGGTCAACAAGCTCCGAGTGAAAAGCCGGGAGTTTCACAGCAAGAAGATAGGAGAGGAAGAGTGA